The following proteins are co-located in the Paenibacillus sp. FSL H8-0079 genome:
- a CDS encoding oxidoreductase, whose protein sequence is MKNHFNAYVVRKEEQGGVKAAIEQLKKEDLPNGDVTIQVQYSSVNYKDGLATLEKGGVVREYPMVPGIDLAGTVEESVSGRFAPGDRVISTGFEPGVSHYGGYSEYARLRSEWLVPLPPGLSEKEAMAIGTAGFTAALSVDALLQAGVTPEMGKVLVTGATGGVGSMAVAILAKLGFEVTASTGKKEQEEPLLRNLGASEVITREEADAPAKGAMGKQLWAGVVDPTGGPALAERLKQIQYGGAVAVSGLTGGTAFESTVLPFILRGIQLIGIDSVYCPMERREQVWKLLGGEWKPERALELGIREISLDQLPHTLETILQGGAVGRTVVHTISDLPAE, encoded by the coding sequence ATGAAAAACCATTTTAACGCATATGTTGTCCGTAAAGAAGAACAGGGCGGTGTCAAAGCTGCTATTGAGCAACTGAAGAAGGAAGATCTACCAAATGGAGATGTAACGATACAGGTGCAGTACTCCAGTGTCAATTATAAAGACGGACTTGCTACCCTTGAAAAGGGCGGTGTCGTTCGTGAATATCCGATGGTACCGGGCATCGATCTGGCAGGAACGGTAGAGGAATCGGTAAGCGGACGTTTTGCACCGGGAGATCGGGTGATCAGTACAGGATTTGAACCAGGCGTATCCCATTACGGAGGGTACAGCGAGTATGCTCGACTGCGCAGTGAATGGCTGGTGCCTCTGCCACCGGGTCTCAGTGAGAAAGAAGCTATGGCGATTGGAACCGCAGGATTTACGGCTGCACTTTCGGTAGATGCGCTGTTACAGGCTGGAGTCACACCGGAGATGGGCAAGGTTCTGGTTACGGGTGCAACAGGTGGCGTTGGCAGTATGGCAGTTGCGATTCTGGCGAAGCTTGGTTTCGAAGTAACAGCCAGCACAGGCAAGAAGGAGCAGGAAGAGCCATTGCTTCGAAACTTGGGGGCATCAGAGGTTATAACTCGTGAAGAAGCTGATGCTCCAGCTAAAGGAGCCATGGGGAAACAGTTATGGGCGGGAGTGGTTGATCCAACAGGAGGCCCGGCACTCGCGGAGCGATTGAAACAGATTCAATACGGAGGTGCGGTTGCGGTATCCGGGTTAACCGGAGGCACAGCTTTTGAATCTACGGTACTTCCGTTTATTTTACGTGGTATCCAGCTTATTGGTATAGATTCTGTATATTGTCCGATGGAACGGCGGGAACAGGTATGGAAACTGCTCGGCGGAGAATGGAAACCGGAGCGTGCGTTGGAACTGGGAATACGGGAAATTTCCTTAGACCAGTTGCCTCATACACTGGAGACGATACTCCAAGGTGGTGCAGTAGGTCGGACCGTGGTCCATACGATATCAGATCTGCCAGCCGAATAA
- the argS gene encoding arginine--tRNA ligase, with product MLMKQAAADIAPLTGLNEKEVMRLLEVPPQADMGDAAFPCFVLAKSLKKAPAVIATELATGLQASGIEATPAGPYVNIRFNREKLAPNLLKELGDATFGKLQLGQGSRVVIDMSSPNIAKPFGIGHLRSTVIGAALYRLYNEAGYTSVSVNHLGDWGTQFGKQITAYKRWVNEEALQADPIRASLELYVRFHDEAENDPSLEIEARDWFRKLEQGDEEAQRLWSFFVEVSMKEFNKMYERLNVQFDHTLGESFYNDKMGAVVEELKAKGLLEDSDGALVVRLEDENMPPCLIIKKDGTTIYPTRDLATAVYRHEVMKADRLLYVVGGEQKLHFRQVFAVLARMGHEWSAKCEHIPFGLMRFEGRKMSTRRGKVVFLQEVLDEAVARALQIIQEKNPNLENPQKVAEAVGVGAIIFGDLRNNRLNDVDFSLEDAVSFEGETGPYVQYTHARIQSVLAKAEEAIRVENENPLSNPSLAHGKNDTVTTPSHIGDNSWVLLKLLTDYPEYLEKAIHRNEPSVIAKYTINVAQAFNRFYHAERIADAPSDVRSFRVALAERTAERLAHSLYLLGVQAPERM from the coding sequence ATGTTGATGAAGCAGGCTGCAGCCGATATTGCCCCTTTAACGGGATTGAATGAAAAAGAGGTTATGAGATTACTGGAGGTCCCACCGCAGGCGGATATGGGGGATGCAGCATTCCCTTGTTTTGTATTGGCGAAGTCATTAAAAAAAGCACCCGCAGTCATTGCGACCGAGCTCGCAACTGGATTGCAGGCCTCTGGAATTGAAGCGACTCCTGCCGGGCCGTATGTAAATATCCGTTTCAATCGGGAGAAGCTCGCGCCGAATCTGCTAAAAGAACTGGGGGATGCCACATTCGGTAAGCTTCAACTTGGTCAAGGTTCACGTGTCGTGATTGATATGTCTTCCCCTAACATCGCAAAACCCTTCGGAATCGGACATTTGCGTTCTACTGTAATTGGTGCAGCACTGTATCGGTTGTATAACGAAGCGGGTTATACCTCCGTAAGCGTGAATCATCTGGGAGATTGGGGCACCCAGTTTGGCAAGCAGATCACAGCGTACAAACGGTGGGTTAATGAGGAAGCCTTGCAGGCAGACCCGATCCGTGCGTCCCTGGAGCTTTATGTCCGCTTCCATGATGAGGCGGAGAACGATCCTTCACTGGAGATTGAGGCACGGGACTGGTTCCGCAAGCTGGAGCAAGGGGATGAAGAAGCACAGCGGTTATGGTCGTTCTTTGTGGAAGTAAGCATGAAGGAATTCAACAAGATGTATGAACGTCTGAATGTACAATTCGACCATACGCTGGGGGAGAGCTTTTACAATGACAAGATGGGCGCGGTGGTTGAAGAACTCAAGGCGAAAGGTTTACTTGAAGATAGTGATGGAGCGCTTGTGGTACGTCTGGAGGACGAGAACATGCCTCCGTGTCTCATTATCAAAAAAGACGGCACAACAATCTACCCTACACGGGATTTGGCTACAGCGGTCTATCGTCATGAGGTGATGAAGGCAGATCGGTTGTTATATGTGGTCGGAGGCGAGCAGAAGCTTCATTTCCGTCAGGTATTTGCAGTCCTAGCCCGGATGGGGCATGAATGGTCTGCGAAGTGTGAACATATCCCGTTTGGATTAATGCGTTTTGAGGGACGGAAAATGTCTACGCGTCGGGGTAAAGTTGTCTTTTTACAGGAAGTATTGGATGAGGCGGTTGCTCGTGCACTACAGATTATTCAGGAGAAAAACCCGAATCTGGAGAACCCTCAGAAGGTGGCCGAGGCGGTCGGTGTTGGTGCCATTATCTTCGGTGATCTGCGTAATAATCGGCTTAATGACGTGGACTTCTCATTGGAAGATGCGGTGAGTTTTGAAGGGGAGACCGGACCTTATGTACAATATACGCATGCTCGGATTCAAAGTGTACTTGCCAAAGCTGAAGAGGCGATCCGTGTGGAAAATGAAAATCCTTTGAGTAACCCCAGCCTTGCGCATGGTAAGAATGACACAGTGACCACTCCATCCCATATCGGAGATAACTCATGGGTCTTGCTGAAATTGCTGACTGATTATCCCGAGTATCTGGAAAAAGCAATTCATCGGAATGAGCCTTCGGTCATTGCCAAATATACAATAAATGTCGCTCAAGCGTTCAACCGCTTCTATCACGCTGAACGGATTGCAGATGCGCCATCCGATGTAAGATCTTTCCGGGTGGCCTTGGCTGAACGGACTGCCGAACGCCTCGCGCACAGTCTGTATTTGCTTGGTGTGCAGGCTCCGGAACGGATGTGA
- a CDS encoding MogA/MoaB family molybdenum cofactor biosynthesis protein → MTNSVEQHRQEAPDTVSCMIVTVSDTRTKDTDTSGQLMHQLLNEAGYQIVEYIITPDETENIRSILQDAAVRDDIEAVLLSGGTGIAPRDTTYEAVSSLLDKELPGFGEIFRFLSYTEDIGSAAILSRAVAGTIGRTAVFSMPGSKGAVKLAMEKLILPELRHVMREIYKGLSHKS, encoded by the coding sequence ATGACCAATTCAGTGGAACAACATCGCCAGGAAGCTCCTGACACGGTATCGTGCATGATTGTTACGGTGTCGGACACACGCACCAAAGACACCGATACCAGCGGCCAGCTCATGCATCAGCTTCTGAATGAAGCAGGTTATCAGATTGTTGAATACATCATTACGCCAGATGAAACGGAGAACATTCGAAGCATCCTGCAAGATGCAGCCGTTCGTGATGATATCGAAGCCGTGCTGCTCAGTGGCGGAACAGGGATTGCACCCCGAGATACGACCTACGAAGCGGTGTCCTCACTGCTCGACAAGGAACTGCCGGGCTTCGGTGAGATCTTCCGTTTTCTGAGTTACACCGAGGATATCGGTTCCGCTGCCATCCTGAGCAGAGCCGTCGCCGGAACGATTGGACGCACAGCCGTCTTCTCCATGCCGGGCTCCAAAGGAGCTGTCAAATTGGCCATGGAAAAACTCATTTTGCCTGAACTGCGGCATGTCATGCGTGAAATATATAAGGGGCTGTCCCATAAGTCATAA
- a CDS encoding GTP-binding protein, whose product MNETILKEKSIPVYILSGFLGSGKTTLLVQLIEHWQQQGLLPAVVMNELGEVNLDGQIVDSTVPMTEMLGGCICCTVRGDLGLQLAELVQEESPDVIIIEATGAANPMEILDAVTETSLYMRLELKSLITVVDAAHLSGLYQEQKGQTFKLMQEQIRCASVLLLNKTDRVSAQELQDLEQLLAKWNGFAPVIPTVKCAVEMDLLLRSGADVHVHDSASEAGKHAHQEHHVHSEACGAYGCSHGHEHEHTHHTVQDDAPNADASHSHIHDHSHEHSAPHASHEHVMVYTHYFSHPVNSEAFEQFVSALPRDVYRAKGILSFSDTASRFWFQYAYRESDYMKITPQGDVPNVAVFIGEHFDQTVIRDQLLELEAIK is encoded by the coding sequence ATGAACGAAACGATTTTAAAAGAAAAATCCATACCTGTATATATACTGTCAGGCTTTTTGGGAAGTGGCAAAACAACACTGCTTGTTCAGTTGATCGAACATTGGCAACAGCAGGGATTGCTTCCCGCAGTAGTGATGAATGAGTTGGGCGAAGTTAATTTGGATGGTCAGATTGTGGATTCCACCGTTCCGATGACGGAGATGTTAGGTGGATGTATTTGTTGTACCGTACGTGGCGACTTGGGATTGCAGCTTGCTGAACTTGTTCAGGAGGAATCCCCGGATGTGATCATCATAGAAGCAACGGGTGCGGCAAATCCAATGGAAATTTTGGATGCGGTCACCGAGACTTCACTCTACATGCGATTGGAACTGAAAAGCCTCATTACCGTTGTGGATGCAGCGCATCTATCTGGATTGTACCAGGAGCAGAAGGGGCAGACCTTCAAACTGATGCAGGAGCAGATTCGTTGTGCGTCTGTGCTTCTCTTGAACAAAACAGATCGGGTGAGTGCACAGGAACTGCAAGATTTGGAGCAGCTTTTGGCAAAATGGAATGGCTTCGCACCTGTAATACCTACGGTCAAATGTGCGGTGGAGATGGATCTGTTGCTTCGCAGCGGGGCAGACGTGCACGTCCATGACTCAGCTTCTGAAGCAGGTAAGCATGCTCACCAAGAGCATCATGTGCATTCGGAAGCCTGTGGCGCATATGGATGCAGTCATGGACATGAACATGAACATACACATCATACAGTCCAAGATGATGCTCCGAATGCTGACGCATCCCATAGCCATATTCATGACCATTCTCATGAGCATTCCGCTCCTCATGCATCACATGAACATGTCATGGTGTATACACATTATTTCAGTCATCCGGTGAACAGCGAAGCGTTTGAACAATTTGTATCCGCATTGCCACGGGATGTATATCGAGCGAAAGGCATTTTATCCTTTAGCGACACGGCGAGCCGCTTCTGGTTCCAGTATGCTTACCGTGAATCGGATTATATGAAGATCACACCTCAGGGAGATGTCCCTAATGTGGCTGTGTTTATAGGTGAACATTTTGACCAAACTGTCATTCGTGACCAATTACTGGAATTGGAAGCGATAAAGTAG
- a CDS encoding four-helix bundle copper-binding protein codes for MTQQQYQQCIDACLECMNACNVCYISSLKEYDLAMLRDCIRLNRECAEICSFAAQAMTRGSDFIAEICELCVKACEACAAECGKHQHSHCQACAEACRRCAEACRLMAVVA; via the coding sequence ATGACACAACAACAATATCAACAATGTATCGATGCTTGCCTGGAGTGTATGAATGCTTGCAACGTATGTTACATATCGAGCTTGAAAGAATATGATCTGGCGATGCTGCGTGATTGCATTCGTTTGAATCGGGAATGTGCGGAGATTTGCAGTTTTGCTGCACAAGCGATGACACGTGGAAGTGATTTCATTGCCGAAATATGCGAATTGTGTGTGAAAGCTTGTGAAGCTTGTGCCGCAGAGTGTGGTAAACACCAGCATAGTCATTGCCAAGCGTGTGCAGAGGCGTGCCGCAGATGTGCAGAAGCTTGCCGGTTGATGGCAGTCGTAGCGTAA
- a CDS encoding IS1182 family transposase: MYIQYTMDQLFLPMDLETDIPKNHLVRVVNNAINRLSDSIFNSAYPGGGRHSYHPKMLTKIIIYAYTQRIYSSRQIAKAVRENIMFMWIAGRQQPDFRTINRFRSERMKEVLETVFTHVLELLVQEQYVSLDHYFLDGTKLEANANRYTFVWKKAVVKHQAKLQEKVHTLFQAIEEAENEEDTLHTGTDLPELGEVSALTAEKLEQAVKQLEEKLSEKPKSKTLKKAVRQLCKDFLPRLQKYEHQIQTAGERGSYSKTDPDATFMRMKEDHMRNGQLKPGYNVQIGTENQFVLGYSVHQRPTDTKCLKPHLDHLEEQLGKRVKTVIADAGYGSEENYSYLEEKNIHGIVKYGTYHKEKTRAWKQALGKVDHWSYNETEDTWTCAAGQTLPFRYESQAVTESGYAIRTRHYRSADCSECPLKTKCTTAKGNREITVSLTYMRQKNEMRERLRSEEGYTLSVRRMTEPESVFGQIKNNRGFRRFLLRGLQKVSLEVGWLCLAHNLLKKATLTEKRKKDKAE; encoded by the coding sequence TTGTACATTCAATATACCATGGATCAACTTTTCTTGCCAATGGATTTGGAGACAGATATCCCCAAAAATCACCTCGTTCGTGTTGTGAATAACGCAATCAATCGCCTCAGCGATTCCATTTTTAACTCGGCGTATCCTGGCGGGGGTCGCCATAGCTATCATCCCAAAATGCTCACCAAAATCATCATCTACGCCTACACCCAGCGCATCTATTCTTCCCGGCAAATTGCCAAGGCGGTTCGCGAAAATATCATGTTCATGTGGATAGCCGGGCGGCAACAACCGGATTTCCGGACCATTAATCGCTTTCGTTCCGAGCGGATGAAAGAGGTCTTGGAAACTGTGTTTACCCATGTGCTGGAGCTGTTGGTTCAGGAGCAATACGTGTCCTTGGATCACTATTTTTTGGACGGAACCAAGCTTGAAGCGAATGCGAATCGCTACACCTTTGTGTGGAAAAAAGCCGTCGTCAAGCACCAGGCCAAGCTGCAAGAAAAAGTACATACCTTGTTTCAAGCCATCGAAGAAGCGGAAAACGAAGAAGATACCCTCCACACCGGAACCGACCTGCCTGAACTTGGCGAAGTCTCGGCTCTCACTGCGGAAAAACTGGAACAAGCCGTCAAGCAATTGGAGGAAAAGCTAAGCGAAAAACCGAAGAGCAAAACATTAAAAAAAGCGGTGCGACAGTTGTGCAAAGACTTCCTGCCCCGGTTGCAAAAGTATGAGCATCAGATCCAAACTGCTGGTGAGCGGGGCAGTTACAGCAAAACCGATCCAGATGCGACGTTCATGCGAATGAAAGAAGACCACATGCGAAATGGTCAACTAAAGCCTGGATACAATGTACAAATCGGAACGGAAAACCAGTTTGTATTGGGCTACAGTGTACACCAGCGGCCCACGGACACCAAATGTCTGAAACCGCACCTGGATCATCTGGAAGAGCAGCTTGGTAAAAGAGTGAAAACCGTCATTGCCGATGCCGGGTATGGAAGCGAAGAAAATTACAGCTATTTGGAAGAAAAAAACATCCACGGCATCGTCAAATACGGAACATACCATAAAGAGAAAACGAGGGCATGGAAGCAAGCGCTGGGCAAAGTGGACCACTGGAGCTACAACGAAACCGAAGATACATGGACCTGTGCGGCAGGGCAAACGTTACCATTCCGGTATGAAAGTCAGGCGGTCACGGAGAGTGGCTACGCGATTCGAACCCGCCATTATCGAAGTGCAGACTGTAGCGAATGTCCCCTGAAAACCAAATGCACAACAGCGAAAGGCAATCGGGAGATTACCGTCAGTCTTACCTATATGCGTCAAAAAAACGAGATGCGGGAACGGTTACGTAGTGAGGAAGGATATACCCTTTCAGTTCGGCGCATGACGGAGCCTGAGAGTGTGTTTGGACAAATTAAAAATAACCGGGGATTCCGAAGATTCCTGCTTCGCGGCTTGCAAAAAGTGAGCCTGGAGGTTGGGTGGCTTTGCCTTGCCCACAATCTACTCAAAAAAGCCACATTGACAGAAAAACGCAAAAAGGACAAAGCAGAATAA
- a CDS encoding isochorismatase family cysteine hydrolase: protein MKALIVIDFTQDFVTGSLPVGQPAVEIEETIAAVTEAYCKNKHEVIMAVDLHEENDPYHPETALFPPHNIRNTEGRQLYGRLAQVMEERKTDIRWMDKTRYSAFCGTDLELRLRARGITDIALIGVCTDICVLHTAVDAYNKGFHITVYEDAVASFNPAGHEWALGHFRSSLGASVVKASETVLA, encoded by the coding sequence ATGAAAGCACTAATTGTCATTGATTTTACGCAGGATTTTGTGACAGGTTCTTTGCCTGTAGGTCAGCCGGCAGTAGAGATCGAAGAGACGATTGCAGCTGTAACAGAGGCCTATTGTAAGAACAAACATGAGGTAATCATGGCTGTGGATCTGCACGAAGAGAATGACCCGTATCACCCGGAGACTGCGCTTTTCCCACCTCATAACATCCGAAATACAGAGGGAAGACAGTTGTATGGTCGTCTTGCCCAAGTGATGGAGGAACGGAAAACGGATATTCGGTGGATGGATAAGACAAGGTACAGCGCATTCTGTGGGACAGATCTGGAACTCAGACTGCGTGCACGTGGCATTACAGATATTGCACTCATTGGCGTATGTACGGATATTTGTGTATTGCATACGGCAGTGGATGCTTACAATAAAGGTTTTCATATTACGGTATATGAAGATGCTGTGGCCAGCTTCAATCCGGCAGGACATGAGTGGGCGCTCGGACATTTTCGTTCCAGCCTTGGTGCCTCGGTGGTTAAGGCAAGCGAGACGGTCTTGGCGTGA
- a CDS encoding nicotinate phosphoribosyltransferase, with protein sequence MQTTSLALHTDKYQINMMYAHWVNGTHKRKAVFEAYFRKLPFGNGYAVFAGLERIVNYISQLRFTMDDIKFLSKQEENYDPVFLEELLQFSFLGTIHSMKEGAIVFPDEPLIRVEGSIMETQLVETAILNFMNYQTLIATKASRIKQVAQQDTLLEFGTRRAQEADAAIWGARASYVAGFHATSNMLAGERFGIPTAGTHAHSWVQSFMSEQEAFDVYAKVLPDQVTLLVDTFDTLNSGVPHAIKTAKKLESQGKKMNAIRLDSGDLAYLSIQARQMLDEAGLDYVKIVASNDLDENTIFNLKAQGARIDTWGVGTQLITASDQPSLGGVYKLVEREVDGAMLPTIKISANPEKVSTPGKKEVFRIIDPKHGKAIADYICYPEEEQPLQGGPLKLFNPLHPYLKKTVTRYEAVNMLEPIFVNGRKVYELPNLDEIRAYHKEQMNLFWPEYQRKLNPEIYRVNISPAAWNMKQKLIAEHVKSTEE encoded by the coding sequence ATGCAGACGACTAGCCTGGCTTTACATACGGATAAATATCAGATCAATATGATGTACGCCCATTGGGTGAATGGTACACACAAGCGGAAGGCCGTATTTGAAGCCTATTTCCGTAAGCTTCCATTTGGCAATGGATATGCGGTATTTGCCGGATTGGAACGAATTGTGAACTATATCAGCCAGCTTCGGTTTACGATGGACGACATCAAATTTTTATCCAAACAAGAGGAAAATTACGATCCGGTCTTTCTGGAAGAGTTGCTCCAGTTTTCATTTCTGGGGACAATTCATTCGATGAAGGAAGGTGCAATTGTTTTCCCTGACGAACCGCTCATTCGGGTAGAAGGCTCCATTATGGAGACACAATTGGTGGAGACGGCGATACTTAACTTCATGAATTATCAGACGTTGATTGCAACCAAGGCTTCGCGGATCAAACAAGTAGCACAACAGGATACCTTACTCGAATTCGGTACACGGCGTGCACAGGAAGCCGATGCTGCCATCTGGGGCGCACGTGCGTCATATGTGGCAGGATTCCATGCAACGTCCAATATGCTGGCCGGAGAGCGCTTCGGGATTCCAACAGCAGGTACACATGCCCATTCCTGGGTACAGAGCTTTATGAGCGAGCAGGAAGCGTTTGACGTGTATGCTAAAGTGTTGCCTGATCAGGTTACGCTGCTGGTCGATACCTTTGACACGTTGAACAGTGGCGTACCTCACGCCATCAAGACAGCCAAGAAGCTGGAGAGCCAAGGCAAAAAGATGAATGCGATTCGTCTGGACAGTGGTGACCTTGCGTACTTGTCGATTCAGGCACGTCAGATGTTGGATGAGGCTGGCTTGGATTATGTGAAAATTGTGGCATCCAATGATTTGGATGAGAATACGATTTTTAACCTGAAGGCTCAGGGAGCTCGAATTGATACATGGGGTGTCGGCACACAGTTGATTACCGCCTCTGACCAGCCATCTTTGGGTGGAGTATACAAATTGGTAGAGCGTGAAGTGGACGGTGCCATGCTGCCTACGATCAAAATATCTGCCAATCCTGAAAAAGTGTCCACTCCAGGTAAAAAGGAAGTGTTCCGGATCATTGATCCGAAGCATGGCAAGGCGATTGCAGATTATATCTGCTATCCAGAGGAAGAACAGCCGCTACAGGGTGGACCGCTCAAGCTGTTCAACCCGCTACACCCTTATCTGAAAAAGACCGTTACCCGCTACGAAGCGGTCAATATGCTGGAGCCGATCTTTGTGAACGGACGCAAAGTGTATGAGCTGCCTAATTTGGATGAGATTCGGGCGTACCATAAGGAACAGATGAATCTATTCTGGCCTGAATACCAACGGAAGCTCAACCCGGAGATCTATCGTGTGAACATCAGCCCTGCGGCATGGAATATGAAGCAGAAGCTCATTGCAGAACATGTGAAATCCACAGAGGAATAA
- a CDS encoding transposase: protein MAKKGQTFHTYTEEFKLNAVRSYVEGSSSYKVVADRDGIRNCSQLKVWVKKWINGETFDERKNNVPNPLKGRPRTAFSSVEEERDYLQAQVDYLKKRSPNLVKEKH, encoded by the coding sequence ATGGCCAAAAAAGGACAAACATTTCACACGTATACCGAAGAATTTAAATTGAATGCGGTTAGATCCTATGTCGAAGGTTCTTCAAGCTACAAGGTGGTCGCTGATCGCGATGGAATTAGAAACTGTTCACAACTGAAGGTGTGGGTAAAAAAATGGATAAACGGGGAAACGTTCGATGAGCGAAAAAACAATGTTCCGAATCCACTGAAAGGACGGCCTCGTACTGCCTTTAGCAGTGTAGAAGAAGAACGGGACTACCTTCAAGCACAGGTAGATTATTTAAAAAAGCGGTCTCCAAATCTAGTAAAGGAGAAGCACTGA
- a CDS encoding ATP-binding cassette domain-containing protein has translation MTWSTRGLFKKSDQATLDSSGRGIVLQQVSKRLGTAQVLNQIKLEVKQGECAVLVGRNGSGKSTLLRILAGSLLPDTGSIQRTMKGSDGYAVDGLPRLPFTAGEYLWDMGRIRGIRPEILRERIRELSELLYLDTAIDQKLPLLSKGTLQKVNLIQALLPGPGGLLLLDEPLSGLDIPAQEAIVSLLGQWKVEGTSIVTACHEPLLIERLADQVMVLQKGRVLRYWSREDLLQAGEPVVHIQSLTETEEDLANDPSILKQSGVLSLVRNTSSEKSNSWLWDWKVVPKSTDDVLRMILASGGSVVSVQQEESQLHMESLLEGQHPAAHASRRGVIESVGLGSFMEDEGGEVQ, from the coding sequence ATGACATGGAGTACACGTGGTCTTTTCAAGAAGTCCGATCAAGCTACACTAGACTCATCAGGTCGAGGTATAGTGCTTCAACAAGTGAGCAAGCGATTAGGTACTGCTCAGGTGCTGAATCAAATTAAACTGGAAGTGAAGCAGGGCGAATGTGCTGTGCTTGTTGGCAGAAACGGTTCTGGCAAAAGCACGTTGCTACGTATATTGGCGGGCAGTTTGTTACCTGATACAGGATCGATCCAGCGCACAATGAAGGGTTCTGATGGATATGCAGTAGATGGCCTGCCACGGTTACCCTTTACCGCTGGAGAGTACTTGTGGGACATGGGACGGATTCGGGGCATCCGCCCCGAAATACTGCGTGAGCGGATTAGAGAACTTAGTGAACTTTTATATCTGGATACCGCGATCGATCAGAAGTTACCCTTATTATCCAAGGGCACATTGCAAAAAGTAAATTTGATTCAGGCCCTGTTACCTGGACCGGGTGGTCTTTTGCTGCTGGATGAACCGTTGTCAGGCTTGGATATCCCAGCTCAAGAGGCAATTGTATCCTTATTGGGACAATGGAAGGTTGAAGGAACATCCATCGTTACAGCTTGCCATGAACCATTGCTTATTGAACGTTTGGCAGACCAAGTGATGGTATTGCAGAAAGGTCGCGTACTCCGCTACTGGAGTCGTGAGGATTTATTACAAGCCGGCGAGCCAGTTGTACATATTCAAAGTCTGACGGAAACTGAAGAGGATTTGGCTAACGATCCATCCATTTTAAAACAATCGGGAGTGCTGTCTTTAGTTCGTAATACAAGCTCGGAAAAATCAAATTCTTGGTTGTGGGATTGGAAAGTGGTTCCGAAATCAACAGATGATGTTCTCAGAATGATTCTGGCATCCGGAGGTTCGGTTGTGTCTGTACAACAGGAAGAAAGTCAATTACATATGGAAAGTCTGCTGGAAGGACAACATCCAGCTGCACATGCGAGTCGTAGAGGTGTCATTGAATCTGTGGGCTTAGGCTCTTTCATGGAAGATGAGGGGGGAGAAGTCCAATGA
- a CDS encoding YdcF family protein: MKSKRKPKRWIVITALAIVLLGILWTVVTAVRISAYTDEDSSRISDAAIILGAAVEGDNPSPVFRERIEHGIELYRQGTVRNLLFTGGSSGDGEHTEAEVGRKYAIAHGVDPADIRVETESRITEENLIHSIPIGEQADYETYTIVSDPLHMKRAMKLAAGLGMDAVPSPTRTTAYRTWRSKFPFLARETVMYMGYTIKGWIDSPQQP; the protein is encoded by the coding sequence ATGAAAAGCAAACGGAAACCGAAACGCTGGATTGTAATCACGGCTCTAGCTATAGTATTGCTTGGAATTCTATGGACTGTGGTTACGGCAGTGCGTATATCAGCATATACGGATGAGGATTCGTCCAGGATATCGGATGCAGCGATCATTCTGGGTGCAGCCGTGGAGGGAGATAACCCTTCACCTGTATTTCGTGAACGTATTGAACATGGGATTGAATTATACCGTCAGGGTACCGTTCGAAACCTGCTTTTTACAGGCGGGTCAAGTGGTGATGGAGAGCATACGGAAGCTGAAGTTGGTCGGAAGTATGCTATTGCCCATGGCGTAGATCCAGCGGACATTCGCGTAGAGACCGAATCTCGAATCACCGAGGAGAATCTGATCCATTCAATTCCAATAGGTGAACAGGCCGATTATGAAACGTATACGATTGTGAGTGATCCTTTACATATGAAACGGGCCATGAAGCTGGCTGCTGGACTGGGTATGGATGCTGTACCCTCTCCGACACGTACAACGGCTTACCGAACTTGGCGCAGCAAGTTTCCTTTTCTCGCAAGAGAGACCGTGATGTACATGGGGTATACGATCAAAGGATGGATAGACAGTCCGCAGCAGCCATGA